One window of Nocardioides dongkuii genomic DNA carries:
- a CDS encoding GNAT family N-acetyltransferase, whose product MMRTLVTQRSAVRADAPFLVGLWSESLRKVDREDQVADLEQIIEHAHGSDEHRLVIAEYDGCSAGAVHLAVATLSSINLERTVQALSPHVLPEFRRHGVGRSLMEAAVTFAEELGVGMITTAAAAGSRDANRFLARLALGPQVVVRAAPTTAVRARLTAQRPAGQRGRQLGQVLAARRSLRRSQLPADAG is encoded by the coding sequence ATGATGCGGACCTTGGTGACGCAGCGGAGCGCCGTGCGCGCGGACGCGCCGTTCCTGGTCGGCCTCTGGAGCGAGTCCCTGCGCAAGGTCGACCGGGAGGACCAGGTCGCCGACCTCGAGCAGATCATCGAGCACGCCCACGGCTCGGACGAGCACCGCCTCGTCATCGCGGAGTACGACGGGTGCTCGGCGGGCGCCGTCCACCTCGCTGTGGCCACGCTCAGCTCCATCAACCTCGAGCGCACGGTGCAGGCGCTCTCGCCGCACGTGCTGCCGGAGTTCCGCCGCCACGGGGTCGGTCGCTCGCTCATGGAGGCGGCCGTGACGTTCGCCGAGGAGCTCGGGGTCGGCATGATCACCACCGCCGCCGCGGCAGGGTCGCGCGACGCCAACCGGTTCCTCGCCCGGCTCGCCCTCGGCCCGCAGGTCGTGGTCCGGGCCGCGCCGACGACCGCCGTCCGCGCCCGGCTGACCGCGCAGCGTCCGGCGGGGCAGCGGGGCCGCCAGCTCGGCCAGGTGCTGGCCGCGCGCCGGTCGCTGCGGCGCTCGCAGCTGCCCGCCGACGCCGGCTGA
- a CDS encoding DUF554 domain-containing protein, whose translation MIPGTGTAVNVATVLLGSLLGVLLGNRLPMRTREVVTDGLGLVTLLIAATSAVAVLDDDLAREVGDSAPMLIVLGSLLVGGIVGSLLRIEDRVTSFGGWLQRRLAGEAGTAERRRFVEGFVASSLLFCTGPLTILGSLNDGLGNGADQLFLKSALDGFAAIAFAASFGWGVAASITTIVAVQGGLTLAGLGLGDVLPDAHLAALTSVGGLLLVGIALRLLRVRDVPVADLLPALLVAPLLVTVVAGLR comes from the coding sequence ATGATCCCTGGGACCGGGACCGCCGTGAACGTCGCCACGGTGCTGCTCGGGTCCCTCCTCGGGGTGCTGCTCGGCAACCGGCTGCCGATGCGCACCCGCGAGGTCGTCACCGACGGCCTGGGACTGGTCACGCTCCTGATTGCCGCGACGTCCGCGGTCGCCGTCCTCGACGACGACCTGGCCCGCGAGGTCGGCGACAGCGCACCCATGCTGATCGTGCTCGGGTCGCTGCTCGTCGGCGGGATCGTGGGGTCGCTGCTGCGCATCGAGGACCGGGTCACGTCGTTCGGCGGCTGGCTGCAGCGCCGGCTGGCCGGCGAGGCCGGCACCGCCGAGCGGCGCCGGTTCGTCGAGGGGTTCGTCGCCTCCTCCCTGCTCTTCTGCACCGGCCCGCTGACCATCCTCGGCTCCCTGAACGACGGGCTCGGCAACGGCGCCGACCAGCTCTTCTTGAAGTCGGCGCTCGACGGGTTCGCCGCGATCGCGTTCGCGGCGTCCTTCGGCTGGGGCGTGGCCGCCAGCATCACCACGATCGTCGCCGTCCAGGGCGGCCTCACCCTCGCCGGCCTCGGGCTGGGCGACGTCCTGCCCGACGCGCACCTCGCCGCCCTCACCTCCGTGGGCGGCCTGCTCCTGGTCGGCATCGCGCTGCGGCTGCTGCGCGTGCGCGACGTCCCGGTCGCCGACCTGCTGCCGGCGCTGCTGGTGGCACCGCTGCTGGTCACCGTGGTCGCCGGGCTCCGCTGA
- a CDS encoding PaaI family thioesterase encodes MSEEQSVEQYLASMPHGMGGLNDKMGVEIVEVSAERVVARMPVEGNTQPYGLLHGGASVVLAETLGSIGSSVHAAPTKVAVGVDINATHHRSATSGFVTGVATAVHLGGSSACYEVVITDERGKRVCTARITCALVPRERVGL; translated from the coding sequence ATGAGCGAGGAGCAGTCCGTCGAGCAGTACCTGGCCTCGATGCCCCACGGGATGGGTGGCCTGAACGACAAGATGGGCGTCGAGATCGTCGAGGTCTCCGCCGAGCGCGTCGTGGCCCGGATGCCCGTGGAGGGCAACACCCAGCCGTACGGGCTCCTGCACGGCGGCGCGTCGGTCGTGCTGGCCGAGACCCTCGGGTCGATCGGCTCCTCGGTGCACGCCGCCCCGACGAAGGTCGCGGTCGGCGTCGACATCAACGCGACCCACCACCGCTCCGCCACCAGCGGGTTCGTCACCGGGGTCGCGACGGCGGTGCACCTCGGCGGGAGCTCGGCCTGCTACGAGGTCGTGATCACCGACGAGCGCGGCAAGCGCGTGTGCACCGCGCGGATCACCTGCGCGCTGGTCCCGCGGGAGCGCGTCGGTCTCTGA
- a CDS encoding ABC transporter ATP-binding protein: MAADKNAAQAALAGVATDPGAKKPDPIVVGSNITRTFGGLKAVDVEHIEIQRGVITALIGPNGAGKTTLFNLLTGFDEPGTGTWSFNGRSLQRVAAFKVARLGMVRTFQLTKVLSKLTVIENMRLGATDQKGERFWAAPFKWLWSSQEDEITRRADELLARFKLDAKREDFAGSLSGGQRKLLEMARALMVDPELIMLDEPMAGVNPALKQSLLGHVQSLRDEGRTVLFVEHDMDMVRHISDWVIVMAQGQIVAEGTPQSVMADQRVIDAYLGAHHDTDLSEIDEAALEAEIEAELEEEQR, from the coding sequence ATGGCCGCTGACAAGAACGCCGCGCAGGCCGCCCTGGCAGGGGTGGCGACCGACCCCGGCGCCAAGAAGCCCGACCCGATCGTCGTGGGCAGCAACATCACCCGCACCTTCGGCGGTCTCAAGGCCGTCGACGTCGAGCACATCGAGATCCAGCGCGGCGTGATCACCGCGCTCATCGGGCCGAACGGCGCCGGCAAGACCACGCTGTTCAACCTGCTGACCGGCTTCGACGAGCCCGGCACGGGGACCTGGAGCTTCAACGGCCGCTCGCTGCAGCGGGTCGCGGCGTTCAAGGTCGCCCGGCTGGGCATGGTGCGCACCTTCCAGCTCACCAAGGTCCTCTCCAAGCTCACCGTCATCGAGAACATGCGGCTGGGCGCGACCGACCAGAAGGGCGAGAGGTTCTGGGCGGCGCCGTTCAAGTGGCTCTGGTCGAGCCAGGAGGACGAGATCACCCGCCGCGCCGACGAGCTGCTCGCGCGCTTCAAGCTGGACGCCAAGCGCGAGGACTTCGCCGGGTCGCTCTCCGGTGGCCAGCGCAAGCTGCTGGAGATGGCGCGCGCGCTGATGGTCGACCCCGAGCTGATCATGCTCGACGAGCCGATGGCGGGCGTGAACCCCGCGCTGAAGCAGTCCCTGCTGGGGCACGTGCAGTCGCTGCGCGACGAGGGCCGCACCGTGCTCTTCGTCGAGCACGACATGGACATGGTCCGGCACATCTCCGACTGGGTCATCGTGATGGCCCAGGGCCAGATCGTCGCGGAGGGCACCCCGCAGTCGGTGATGGCCGACCAGCGCGTGATCGACGCCTACCTCGGCGCCCACCACGACACCGACCTGAGCGAGATCGACGAGGCGGCCCTGGAGGCCGAGATCGAGGCCGAGCTCGAGGAGGAGCAGCGATGA
- a CDS encoding ABC transporter ATP-binding protein, whose protein sequence is MSDMTPEREAHLAAADGAVLRADNLIAGYLPGVNILNGADLYCHPGELVGIIGPNGAGKSTLLKALFGLVKVHTGAVQLKGEDITNQRADQLVTKGIGFVPQSNNVFPSLTIEENLEMGCYQAPSTFSERFDFVTGLFPTLGTRRKQRAGSLSGGERQMVAMGRALMMNPSVLLLDEPSAGLSPVMQDEVFVQTRKINKAGVSVVMVEQNARRCLQICDRGYVLDQGRNAYTGTGKSLADDPKVIELYLGTLGAA, encoded by the coding sequence ATGAGCGACATGACCCCGGAGCGCGAGGCGCACCTGGCGGCAGCCGACGGCGCGGTGCTGCGCGCCGACAACCTGATCGCCGGCTACCTGCCCGGCGTGAACATCCTCAACGGGGCGGACCTGTACTGCCACCCCGGCGAGCTGGTCGGCATCATCGGCCCCAACGGCGCCGGCAAGTCGACGCTGCTCAAGGCGCTGTTCGGCCTGGTCAAGGTGCACACCGGTGCGGTCCAGCTCAAGGGCGAGGACATCACCAACCAGCGGGCCGACCAGCTGGTCACCAAGGGCATCGGCTTCGTGCCCCAGTCCAACAACGTCTTCCCGAGCCTCACCATCGAGGAGAACCTCGAGATGGGCTGCTACCAGGCACCCAGCACGTTCTCGGAGCGCTTCGACTTCGTGACCGGGCTGTTCCCGACCCTGGGCACCCGCCGCAAGCAGCGCGCCGGCTCGCTCTCGGGCGGCGAGCGACAGATGGTCGCCATGGGCCGCGCGCTGATGATGAACCCGTCGGTGCTGCTGCTCGACGAGCCCTCCGCCGGTCTGTCCCCGGTGATGCAGGACGAGGTCTTCGTGCAGACCCGCAAGATCAACAAGGCCGGCGTCTCGGTCGTGATGGTCGAGCAGAACGCCCGCCGCTGTTTGCAGATCTGCGACCGCGGCTACGTCCTCGACCAGGGCCGCAACGCCTACACCGGCACCGGCAAGTCGCTGGCCGACGACCCCAAGGTGATCGAGCTCTACCTCGGCACCCTCGGCGCCGCCTGA
- a CDS encoding ABC transporter substrate-binding protein yields the protein MKRNSLTLRLAVVATASALVLAGCGSDDDGGDEPTSDPSSSESESSTPAAEGGDGTLTFGSLLPQTGSLAYLGPPEFAGVDLAVEDINAAGGVNGKDVVHVRGDSGDTDSGIAPAETDKLLDAGADVVVGAASSGVSLTVIDKIMSAGSIMFSPANTSTAFDEGDYAEPDLYFRTAPSDILQGAVLANLLVQDGRKNVAILARQDAYGETLASEVAKNLEAAGSKVAATVFYGEKAQSYDSQVQEIAGSGADAVVLIAFEETTSIIPQLIAAGAGPKDQPTYFVDGNTADYSEDGDAPLPPGTLEGTKGTIPGADTAGDFRERLATVDPDLTDYAYSAESYDAVVTSSLAAIAAKSDAGEDVAAEMVNVTTGGTECTTFEECAGLLEDGEDIDYNGVSGPIEFGETGSPTAASIGIYEYDAKNKIAPVEYISGAI from the coding sequence ATGAAGCGCAATTCCCTGACTCTCCGCCTGGCCGTCGTGGCCACGGCGAGCGCCCTGGTGCTCGCTGGGTGCGGTAGCGACGACGACGGCGGCGACGAGCCCACGTCCGACCCCAGCAGCAGCGAGAGCGAGAGCTCCACGCCGGCCGCCGAGGGTGGCGACGGCACGCTCACGTTCGGCTCGCTCCTGCCGCAGACCGGCAGCCTCGCCTACCTCGGCCCGCCCGAGTTCGCGGGCGTCGACCTCGCCGTCGAGGACATCAACGCCGCAGGCGGTGTCAACGGCAAGGACGTCGTCCACGTGCGTGGCGACTCCGGCGACACCGACTCGGGCATCGCCCCCGCCGAGACCGACAAGCTGCTCGACGCCGGCGCGGACGTCGTCGTCGGTGCTGCCTCGTCCGGTGTCTCGCTCACCGTGATCGACAAGATCATGTCGGCCGGCTCGATCATGTTCTCCCCCGCGAACACCTCCACGGCGTTCGACGAGGGCGACTACGCGGAGCCCGACCTGTACTTCCGCACGGCGCCCTCCGACATCCTCCAGGGTGCGGTGCTCGCCAACCTCCTGGTCCAGGACGGCCGCAAGAACGTCGCCATCCTGGCCCGCCAGGACGCGTACGGCGAGACGCTGGCCTCCGAGGTCGCCAAGAACCTCGAGGCCGCCGGCTCCAAGGTCGCCGCCACCGTGTTCTACGGCGAGAAGGCCCAGTCCTACGACTCGCAGGTCCAGGAGATCGCCGGCTCGGGTGCCGACGCCGTCGTCCTGATCGCCTTCGAGGAGACCACCTCGATCATCCCGCAGCTCATCGCCGCGGGTGCCGGTCCCAAGGACCAGCCGACCTACTTCGTGGACGGCAACACCGCCGACTACAGCGAGGACGGCGACGCGCCGCTGCCCCCGGGCACGCTCGAGGGCACCAAGGGCACCATCCCCGGCGCCGACACCGCGGGCGACTTCCGCGAGCGTCTCGCCACCGTCGACCCGGACCTGACCGACTACGCCTACTCGGCCGAGTCCTACGACGCCGTCGTCACGTCCTCGCTCGCGGCGATCGCCGCCAAGAGCGACGCCGGTGAGGACGTCGCGGCCGAGATGGTCAACGTCACCACGGGCGGCACCGAGTGCACCACCTTCGAGGAGTGCGCCGGTCTGCTCGAGGACGGCGAGGACATCGACTACAACGGTGTCTCCGGTCCGATCGAGTTCGGTGAGACCGGCAGCCCGACCGCCGCGTCCATCGGCATCTACGAGTACGACGCGAAGAACAAGATCGCGCCCGTCGAGTACATCAGCGGCGCGATCTGA